A region from the Alnus glutinosa chromosome 5, dhAlnGlut1.1, whole genome shotgun sequence genome encodes:
- the LOC133868271 gene encoding putative cysteine-rich receptor-like protein kinase 9 translates to MATKKPKKDARSGRKIGKVKLKTLANLQHAAPTYADHTGSNSSFFTPNSTYQANLNLLLSALYSNATRPNGFYTTKAGQAPPDVVIGRLLCRADLTPDLCQNCISTAMTDIRNRCPPDKVGLIWYDECALQYSNESYLNDQVPFENLPTSTQNVLELDRFNALLSTTMKSLATRFANSQSDKKFGSAEVKFTGSQTLYCMVQCSPEMSADLCMRCLEIAVGSLPQCCSGKQGGKVLLPSSNIRYELYPFYNLTAVSPSLPPGTL, encoded by the exons ATGGCtactaaaaaaccaaaaaaagacgCACGAAGTGGAAGAAAGATCGGTAAAGTGAAGCTGAAGACACTTGCAAATTTGCAA CATGCTGCACCTACTTACGCCGATCACACTGGCTCAAATTCAAGCTTTTTTACTCCCAACAGCACCTACCAAGCCAACCTCAACCTCCTCCTCTCCGCTCTTTACTCTAACGCCACCCGCCCCAACGGCTTCTACACAACCAAGGCCGGCCAGGCCCCTCCCGACGTCGTCATCGGCCGTTTGCTCTGCCGGGCTGATCTAACCCCTGATCTTTGTCAAAACTGCATCTCTACTGCCATGACGGATATAAGAAATCGCTGCCCCCCCGACAAGGTGGGGCTAATCTGGTACGACGAGTGCGCGTTACAGTACTCCAACGAGTCCTACCTGAACGACCAGGTGCCTTTCGAGAACTTGCCGACCAGTACCCAGAACGTCCTGGAGCTGGACCGCTTCAACGCATTGTTGTCAACCACAATGAAGTCGCTGGCGACTCGATTCGCTAATTCTCAATCGGACAAGAAATTTGGGTCGGCCGAAGTAAAATTTACGGGCTCACAGACGCTATACTGCATGGTGCAGTGCTCGCCGGAGATGAGCGCGGATCTGTGTATGCGTTGCTTGGAAATCGCCGTAGGCTCTCTTCCTCAGTGCTGCTCGGGAAAACAAGGCGGAAAGGTTCTGCTTCCGAGTTCTAATATTAGATACGAGTTGTATCCATTTTACAATCTGACGGCAGTAtctccttctcttcctcctGGTACGTTATAA